The genomic region tatcattgttatactgcccttgctacactcCACGAGCCTCAAACCTATCGTAAGacctccactgaccctttatggcagattgcaatgaaagaggaacttgatacattaaccaaaaaccatacttgggacctGGTTACTCTCCCTCCTGGACAgtttgtggttggttgtaagtggatctacaagattaaaactcactctgatgggtccattgagcgctataaggctcgtcttgttgcaaaaggttttacacaggagtatgggattgattatgaagaggcctttgctccagttgctcgcatctcatctgttcgtgccctcttggCTGTTTCTGCTGCtagaaaatgagatttttttcagatggatgttaaaaatgcattccttaatgagaatttgagtgaagaagtttacatgcaacctcctccaggtctctctattgaatcaaacaaggtttgccGCCTTCGATGTGCATTGTATGGttttaaacaagctccacgagcttggtttgcaaaatttagctctaccATCTTTCGCTTGGGTTAGACTGCCAGTCCTTATGATgttgccttatttcttcgtcacACTGATAAAGGCACCATTTTACTTCTCCTCTATATGGAtaatatgatcataactggtgatgatcTTAGTGGCAaacaagaactcaaggattttctcagttagcagtttgagatgaaagatcttggacaccttagctatttcttgggtcttaAAATTACTCATTCCTCAGATGATCTTTATATTACTTAACCAAGTATGTCTCTGACCTTTTGTCTCGTGCTGGACTCACTgacagcaagactgttgacaccctagttgagcttaatgcgcatctgattCCCTCAGGGGGgaaaaccattgtctaatccttctctttacaaACGATTGGTTGACAGCCTAGTCTATCTCACAattactcgtccagacatttcctatgctgtttATCAGGTCAGCCAGTATTTGTCTGCTCCACGGTcaactcactatgctgctgttctacGTATTCTTCGATACTTTAAGGGaactctcttccatggccttttctactcaaCTCAGTCTTCTCTTGTAGTCCGTGCATTCTCTAATgttgattgggcaggagatcccattGATCGTAGGTCTACCACTGGCTATTGTTTTCTCcttggctcttccttgatttcctggccaagtaagaaacaaacctttgtggtCCGTTCCAggactgaagcagaatatcgtgttCTTGCttataccacatctgagctcctttgactacgatggcttcttaaggacttaggtgtgtctacgtCTTtagctactcctctttattgtgataatcaagtgtcattcacattgctcacaataatgtcttccatgaacgaactaaacatatcgagattgattgtcattttatccgttatcatcttgttcatggtgctctcaagctcttctccgTCTCCTCTAAAGATCAACTTGAAAACATCTTCACCAAGTCTCATCCTATGGGACGCCTTCGTGATTTAATTGACAACCTCAAGCTAGTCTCATATCCACCTTGAGGTTGAGAGGGGCTGTTAACGTGTGTATAGTATTGTGGGCTTGGTccaactagattacttactTGTGTAGTACacattgtactacactcttacttgtactgcatttatatttacttgtactgcactcatatacctcatatataaagacactcatgtatattgtttcagtgaaaaatacaatactattgaattcagtatttctaacaccCAACATAAGCTTTCCTTTTTGATTGAAGAGCGATCCAGAAATCTGCGGGGACCCAAGGTATGAACTGTCATGTGAGAACAATCGAACGGTGTTACACTTATTTGCTGGAAAATACTACgtacaaaaaatcaattacaataactacACAATCAGGGTTGCAGACTCTGGTATACACAATGACAATTACTTCCCCACCCCGAGTTATTCCTTATATGGCTATAATTTCAGTACTGAATCTGCATAGCAAAGATTTTTATGTTCTAGTTTACCAAGACTAGTAAATTTGCTAAAAGAAGATTTACAAGCAGCCATTTCATTCGTTCTACGCCAATTGTGGTGTGAAGATGGTGAGAAGTTTCACTTGCTAGTTGATTGACGAAGATATGGTCCTCGGTGACCACAATGACCTGACGTTTGAGATAatgtaaaccaaaaaaaaaaaaacctatcttATGCGCAATCAAGAATTCAACAATTACGGAAAGTGTACACGTATGAGACTGAAAAATCAGCACTGCCCTGCACCTGCATAGCAAGTCAGTCCTCTATCAATCTATTCTCTGCATATAGCCGAACTATCTCGTGATTTTAGTTCAGCAATCATGGATATAAACGGTGTATGCTAACAGACACGTGATTATAGATAtaagtgattaaatttatcattttaaaaaaaatttaagttttttgttgataatttaacATAGTTAATTGATTAAATTCGAGACAATCGGTAAACCAATACTGACGATAAGCATGCTAGTGTTCAAATCTAAGTTCAGGTCAAATAACTTACCAAGATGCTTCATCTTGGCGTTAGCACATGcgtcatcttttttttttaagaaagtaaCAAGTAGTTTCCAATGAAAGTTCGTGGCAGTGCTAACGCCaagaacacaacaaaaatttcttGGCGTTAGCACATGCGTCATCTTTAAATTTGTTGTGTTCTTGGCGTTAGCACATGCGTCATCTTTACGCCaagaaatttttgttgtgttcttGGCGTTAGCACTGCCGCGAACTTTCATTGGAAAGTGGAAACTACTTGTTACTTTCATGTAGAAGATAATATACTTTTCATCAAGACCATAAAAACAAGTTCATATTATTATCTTCATCCACAGCTAGCTGTGGAAGTTTTCTAGTATGTACTAGTGCAAGAAATTCCTCTCCATCTCCAATGGCAGGAGGATTGGCGTTCACTATAGGACTCACAGCCCTTATTGCTCTTGCACTAGTCCATGAAACACTCAGTGCTAATGATCATTACTGTCCCCCTTCTTCCTGTGGCAATATCCCCAACATAAGCTTTCCTTTTCGATTGAAGAGCGATCCAGAAATCTGCGGCGACTCAAGGTATCAACTGTCATGTGAGAACAATCGAACGGTGTTACACTTGTTTGCTGGAAAATACTACgtacaaaaaatcaattacaataactacACAATCAGGGTTGCAGACTCTGGTATACACAATGACAATTACTTCCCCACCCCGAGTTATTCCTTATATGGCTATAATTTCAGTACTGAATCTGCATATCAGCTGAAGGTAAAAACGTTGAAGCTGTATAACAGTTGGACCTATGGGAAGAGTCAGGAGATTAATCCTGAACTATCATGGAGTGTGGTTTTCATGAGCTGTGAAAAATCAGTGTATTCTCCTTACTATTTGGACACTTCTACTTGCATTGACAACTCTTCTAATTATATATCTCACTCCAAGAGGTATAGATATGTTAAAGTTGGTACAACGATCACAACCGAAGTGGCGGACTCGTGCCTAGTAGAGAAGATAATTCGGACATCGTGGCCAAGAAATGATGACCCAAATGTATCCTGCAATGATGTCCACAATGAATTGGTATATGGTTTTGAGATTTCATGGCTCCGAGGTAAATGTGAAAGTATGTGCGAAAGAAAGTTCGCCTATTGCGACCTCAAGGACACGGACCATGTTCAATGCTCCGGCAAGCTCGATGGTGGGTAAATAATGTGATAAGGGCCATAATACTTTcctttttctaatttaaatatGCATGTTCCGCCATTATTTTCCTTTTGCACATCTCTCTCACTAATCGTTGTATTCTCCCAACACAAAAGCTGatgatattctttttctttgtcaaaGCAGCATTGGAGGTCATACTGAACAGCTTTTGCCCTAAACGTGGAAATTTTTTATGCGAAGGTAAGGCATCGGCACAagttgttcttgtttttttttttccacaatgcAATTCCACGAGTTGTGTGTTTGATTTCCAACTTTTACCCCTTCTTTTAGATCTTAGAGACTATGAAGAAAAAAACGATTACTATTGAAACTCTTGTTTGTTGATATGGCTTTAATCAAAAGCTCAAGCCAAGTTGAAGCAAAAATTACTAGCAAAAATTATCTGAATTATTGAATATATGTATACTCCTTgccatatatatagtgtgtgaACCACAGAGTCTTGAACTTACTTATTACGATGAGAGGAGGATGTTGATGCATGAGATTATTTCTAATCTACCATGCATAGAGgcgtagaaaaaaaattgaagcatgGCGCAATTGATAATGTTAAGAGTTTAGCCGTTTATGTACAGTTTCTAATCTGGCCTTTaacttattttgattttaatggattttctttttttttttttttcttttttttttccttttcagctGTTCCTCTCGTTTTTTATGGTTCTTATCAGATATTGATCTTCCTCATCAGTGAGAACTTCTtactttcctctttctttttgcatGATCATTTCTTCTAAAAAGAAGGATGAAGAATAATTGGCCAACCTTTACACAATTCTCTTTATAGTTCAAATCAGTGTGAATTTAGATTTAATCCGGTTGTTTGAAAAGTTTCAATTAAAGTCctacattttttaaattgtttcaatttcTCCCTCAAAAAGATCGTTGTCAACTGAATGTTCTGAAGAATCAAATAAATTGCGCATAAAGACCCGTCACAAATCAACACTACAAAGTGATATTTTAttaccagaaaaaaaaaaaaaaaaaaaaaaaaaaaaaaaaccctcacaAAACGATCAGATCGTCATTAGACTGTATTTATTTGCTAggattatttaaaataattttgaaagttCTTTTGTGCTAAATGTTTTATATGATTCACATGGAAGCATTTGTGATATCCATAcgttttaaatataaattagatgaatttccatttgtttttgttaataataattCAATGAGGGGGCAGAGtgaatttatttaaaagtttGTTGTTTCAgttactattttaaattttgtatatataatttgaaaccAACCCcaaaaaatatgagaaattaTGTAAGTTATCATAAATAATTAGTAGTGGAGACAGATAAAGATACTACGTACACTTGAAACAAAGCCTATTTAcgcttaataaaaagaatttagcATGCAGTGATACACCTTGCAGCAAAAGGACTTGAATTAACTAGTTGACAACGGTGTAGCAACATCACTCGTTTCTAATGGGTTTTTCGATGATGATCCTGCAGTGGCACACCTTGCAGTAAAAGTTGTACTTGGGAGTCCATTTAtggttgcattttttatttataaatggcGTAAGCGGAATTTATCAATGTACGACGCAATTGAAGAGTTTTTGCAAAGCCACAATAACCTCATGCCCATAAGGTACTCTTACTCAGAAATTAAGAAGATGTCCAACGGTTTCACGGAGAAATTGGGAGAAGGAGGCTATGGCTctgtatttaaaggaaagcttcgAAGTGGTCATCTTGTAGCTATAAAGATGTTGGATAAGTCCAAATCCAATGGCCAAGATTTTATTAGTGAAGTTGCAACAATTGGAAGGATTCACCACACAAATGTTGTGCAACTCATTGGCTTTTGTGTTGAGGGACTAAAGCATGCtcttatatatgaatttatgcCTAATGGTTCTCTCGACAAATACATTTTTTCTCAAGAAAGCAGTATCCCTTTAagtattgagaaaatatatgaGATTTCTGTTGGAGTAGGTCGTGGGATTGAATATCTACATCAAGGATGTGACATGCAAATTCTACATTTTGATATCAAGCCTCATAATATTCTTCTTGATGAGAACTTCATCCCAAAAGTTTCTGATTTCGGGCTAGCAAAACTATATCCTCCAGATGATAGCATAGTTTCTTTGACTGCTGCAAGAGGAACACTAGGATATATGGCCCCAGAGTTGTTCTATAAGAACATTGGAGGCGTCTCTTATAAAGCTAATGTCTATAGTTTCGGCATGTTATTATTGGAAATGGCAAGCAAAAGAAAGaactttaataaatttgttgacCACTCAAGCCAAATTTACTTTCCAACTTGGGTCTATGACCAAGTTTGCGAAGGAAATGACATAGTAATGGAAAATGCAACAGAGGGggagaaggaaaaaattaagaagatGATCATAGTTGCATTACGGTGCATACAAATGAAGCCTAGCGATCGACCTTCAATGAATAAAGTTGTAGAAATGCTTGATGGAGAAATTGAATGCTCACAAATGCCTTCCAAGCCTTTCCTATCATCTCTAGGGGATGTAAGAGACGACTTATATCCAACTTGCtcatcaattcaatcaagtgaATCAAGTAAATCATCTCAATTTTAAATGCAAAGAATTTGATATGTCAGTAGGCTGATTTACATGTGAAAGTTTCAGGAATTTTAGGTGTTGGCTAATTCCTCAACAAGTTTGCTTGTAATCTCTACAAAAGTTTACTTGTAATGACAAAGTTTTAATGTTCTTGTTTTCAATGTCATTTGTAATCATGTGGTGTAATCAAAGACAAAGTCTGATAAATGCCATCACTATGCAAGTCTAGAGATTTTTGGTAAAGAGAAATCAAGATCGATCAATTGAAATCAAGTAGTTCAAAAATTTGTAGAACAAAAAGTTCGCCTGATGTACTTATGATACATCCTTTCACCCTTAAATAGCTTTCTAAATAGTTATTAAATTCATTACAAACTTTGTTActtaattgatatt from Castanea sativa cultivar Marrone di Chiusa Pesio chromosome 11, ASM4071231v1 harbors:
- the LOC142617478 gene encoding rust resistance kinase Lr10-like isoform X4, with the protein product MAGGLAFTIGLTALIALALVHETLSANDHYCPPSSCGNIPNISFPFRLKSDPEICGDSRYQLSCENNRTVLHLFAGKYYVQKINYNNYTIRVADSGIHNDNYFPTPSYSLYGYNFSTESAYQLKVKTLKLYNSWTYGKSQEINPELSWSVVFMSCEKSVYSPYYLDTSTCIDNSSNYISHSKRYRYVKVGTTITTEVADSCLVEKIIRTSWPRNDDPNVSCNDVHNELVYGFEISWLRGKCESMCERKFAYCDLKDTDHVQCSGKLDALEVILNSFCPKRGNFLCEVAHLAVKVVLGSPFMVAFFIYKWRKRNLSMYDAIEEFLQSHNNLMPIRYSYSEIKKMSNGFTEKLGEGGYGSVFKGKLRSGHLVAIKMLDKSKSNGQDFISEVATIGRIHHTNVVQLIGFCVEGLKHALIYEFMPNGSLDKYIFSQESSIPLSIEKIYEISVGVGRGIEYLHQGCDMQILHFDIKPHNILLDENFIPKVSDFGLAKLYPPDDSIVSLTAARGTLGYMAPELFYKNIGGVSYKANVYSFGMLLLEMASKRKNFNKFVDHSSQIYFPTWVYDQVCEGNDIVMENATEGEKEKIKKMIIVALRCIQMKPSDRPSMNKVVEMLDGEIECSQMPSKPFLSSLGDVRDDLYPTCSSIQSSESSKSSQF
- the LOC142617478 gene encoding LEAF RUST 10 DISEASE-RESISTANCE LOCUS RECEPTOR-LIKE PROTEIN KINASE-like 2.2 isoform X2; the protein is MAGGLAFTIGLTALIALALVHETLSANDHYCPPSSCGNIPNISFPFRLKSDPEICGDSRYQLSCENNRTVLHLFAGKYYVQKINYNNYTIRVADSGIHNDNYFPTPSYSLYGYNFSTESAYQLKVKTLKLYNSWTYGKSQEINPELSWSVVFMSCEKSVYSPYYLDTSTCIDNSSNYISHSKRYRYVKVGTTITTEVADSCLVEKIIRTSWPRNDDPNVSCNDVHNELVYGFEISWLRGKCESMCERKFAYCDLKDTDHVQCSGKLDALEVILNSFCPKRGNFLCEAVPLVFYGSYQILIFLIMAHLAVKVVLGSPFMVAFFIYKWRKRNLSMYDAIEEFLQSHNNLMPIRYSYSEIKKMSNGFTEKLGEGGYGSVFKGKLRSGHLVAIKMLDKSKSNGQDFISEVATIGRIHHTNVVQLIGFCVEGLKHALIYEFMPNGSLDKYIFSQESSIPLSIEKIYEISVGVGRGIEYLHQGCDMQILHFDIKPHNILLDENFIPKVSDFGLAKLYPPDDSIVSLTAARGTLGYMAPELFYKNIGGVSYKANVYSFGMLLLEMASKRKNFNKFVDHSSQIYFPTWVYDQVCEGNDIVMENATEGEKEKIKKMIIVALRCIQMKPSDRPSMNKVVEMLDGEIECSQMPSKPFLSSLGDVRDDLYPTCSSIQSSESSKSSQF
- the LOC142617478 gene encoding rust resistance kinase Lr10-like isoform X3, yielding MAGGLAFTIGLTALIALALVHETLSANDHYCPPSSCGNIPNISFPFRLKSDPEICGDSRYQLSCENNRTVLHLFAGKYYVQKINYNNYTIRVADSGIHNDNYFPTPSYSLYGYNFSTESAYQLKVKTLKLYNSWTYGKSQEINPELSWSVVFMSCEKSVYSPYYLDTSTCIDNSSNYISHSKRYRYVKVGTTITTEVADSCLVEKIIRTSWPRNDDPNVSCNDVHNELVYGFEISWLRGKCESMCERKFAYCDLKDTDHVQCSGKLDAALEVILNSFCPKRGNFLCEVAHLAVKVVLGSPFMVAFFIYKWRKRNLSMYDAIEEFLQSHNNLMPIRYSYSEIKKMSNGFTEKLGEGGYGSVFKGKLRSGHLVAIKMLDKSKSNGQDFISEVATIGRIHHTNVVQLIGFCVEGLKHALIYEFMPNGSLDKYIFSQESSIPLSIEKIYEISVGVGRGIEYLHQGCDMQILHFDIKPHNILLDENFIPKVSDFGLAKLYPPDDSIVSLTAARGTLGYMAPELFYKNIGGVSYKANVYSFGMLLLEMASKRKNFNKFVDHSSQIYFPTWVYDQVCEGNDIVMENATEGEKEKIKKMIIVALRCIQMKPSDRPSMNKVVEMLDGEIECSQMPSKPFLSSLGDVRDDLYPTCSSIQSSESSKSSQF
- the LOC142617478 gene encoding LEAF RUST 10 DISEASE-RESISTANCE LOCUS RECEPTOR-LIKE PROTEIN KINASE-like 2.4 isoform X1 — its product is MAGGLAFTIGLTALIALALVHETLSANDHYCPPSSCGNIPNISFPFRLKSDPEICGDSRYQLSCENNRTVLHLFAGKYYVQKINYNNYTIRVADSGIHNDNYFPTPSYSLYGYNFSTESAYQLKVKTLKLYNSWTYGKSQEINPELSWSVVFMSCEKSVYSPYYLDTSTCIDNSSNYISHSKRYRYVKVGTTITTEVADSCLVEKIIRTSWPRNDDPNVSCNDVHNELVYGFEISWLRGKCESMCERKFAYCDLKDTDHVQCSGKLDAALEVILNSFCPKRGNFLCEAVPLVFYGSYQILIFLIMAHLAVKVVLGSPFMVAFFIYKWRKRNLSMYDAIEEFLQSHNNLMPIRYSYSEIKKMSNGFTEKLGEGGYGSVFKGKLRSGHLVAIKMLDKSKSNGQDFISEVATIGRIHHTNVVQLIGFCVEGLKHALIYEFMPNGSLDKYIFSQESSIPLSIEKIYEISVGVGRGIEYLHQGCDMQILHFDIKPHNILLDENFIPKVSDFGLAKLYPPDDSIVSLTAARGTLGYMAPELFYKNIGGVSYKANVYSFGMLLLEMASKRKNFNKFVDHSSQIYFPTWVYDQVCEGNDIVMENATEGEKEKIKKMIIVALRCIQMKPSDRPSMNKVVEMLDGEIECSQMPSKPFLSSLGDVRDDLYPTCSSIQSSESSKSSQF